The Subtercola sp. PAMC28395 genome segment ATGGTGTGGCCCAGTCCGGTCAGAGAGTGAGCAGACGCCTCACGTACGGCCTCGATCTCGTCTGCAAGCTGCAGGAACCCCTTCTCAGCAACGTGGTCGGGCGCCGGTGCATCGCAGTGCTCGACCATGAGCATCGTTCGCCCCCACGACCACGATGCGATCTCGCCCAGCGACTGCGCGAAGCTGCGCGCCGAAGACGCGGCCCGCAGGGCGTTCGGCGCCGAGTGCAGCTGAACGGCGCGGATGCTCCGCTCGCCGAGGATGCCCGAAAGCTCCGTCACTTCGCGATGCAGTCGCGCGATGTCGGTCATCGCCCTGAGACGACCCTCTTCGTCATCAGACGCCAGCCCGTATTCCGGGTCCGTGATGAGCGCGCGGCCGGTGCCCGGAATTGCCGTCACGACCGAGCTCCACTCCGGATGAAGCAGGGAGGCGAGATGCGTCATGCCCCCGTGATGCAGCGTCTTGTCGAACGCGAGTTCGAGCCCTCCGACCAACTGCTCAGTGCGCAACAGTGCATACCACTCAGCTTCTTCTGAGACACGTTCGAAGAGTCTCGGAGGTGCGGCAGCATAGGCGCCGACGACGATCTGCGTCACTGTGGCACCGCCACGGCTCGCGTCGTGATCGACCGGTACGCGGCATCGATGACGGCCAGGCTGGCTCTGGCCTCGGCGATGCCATAATCGGGCGCTTGGCCGACGGCGGCACGATCGATGACATGCGTGAGAAAGCGCTGCAGTGCGGCCGTCGAGCCGTCTCCGCCGATCGGCAGGCTCGAGACTCCGGACCGCCGGTCGAACCGAATGAGCGCTGGTTTGTCATCATCGGCGACCGCATGCCCGTGCGAGCCGAGGATGCGAATGCTCGAACTCGTCGCGCCGAACCCCGGGGCGTTCGCCACGCGGCCGACCGTCACCGTGGAGGTGACTCCGAACTGCAGACCGAGTGAGATCACCGCGGTGTCTTCGACACCGAACTCGTCGTGGCCGGAGTCGAAGAGGGTGCCCGACATCGCGTAGACGCTCTGCACGGCCAGGCCGGAGAGGTAGTGGATTGCGTCGACGCAGTAGCCCAGGAAATTGAGCATCTCGCCACCACCGCTGAGCGCAGGATCGGTGACAAGGTGCGGTCGTTCCACAGAGGTCGCGAAATACTTCGCGCTGGCGAGAAACTCGGCATCGAGGTGCCGTGGTAGGCCGAGATAACCGGCGTCGATCCACGCGCGGGTGCGACGAAGTGCCGGGGAATGCGTGCGGTTGATGACAGAGCAGAACCCGCGGGCATTCTTCGTCGCAGCAAGCAGATCGTCAGCATCGCTTAGAGTCGTGGTGGCTGGCTTGTCGACAACGACGTTGACACCGCGGCCCAACGCAAAGAGAGCCAGGCGAGCGTGTCGGGTGGGTTCGCTGCAGATCACCGCAATGTCGACGCGTTCTGGGTCGGTCGCGTCGTCGATGCTCGGCAGATACGGCACCCTGTGCGCCTCGGCTGCGGCTCTACTGTCTCTCAGCATCCACTCGGGCGCATCTGGTTCTTCGGCGACGCCGACGACGTCGACTCGCGGATCGTTCTGCAGAATCTCGATGTAGGGGCCGGCATGGCGCACGCCGCTGACGAAAGCGACCCGAATCGCTGCGCCGCTCACAGCGCGCCTGCGGTGTGGTCGATGGCGATGGGCGTACCGCGCTCGAGCGACTGTTGCGCAGCGACTGCTGTGGCCAACGCAACGCGAGCCTGTGTGGTGGTCACGATGAATGGTTCTCTTCCCTGAGCCGCACGCACCCAGTGCGAGAGTTGTTGAGTGAGGGCGCCCTCGATCGAGGCGGGCGCAACGGGATGCCCGGGAGAATGCAGCCCCGGATCGTCTTCGCTGCTGTGTAGAAGCGAACCTTGCGAACCGGCCACCATGACGCGGCGCAAGAATTCGCCGGGTTGTCTCAGGGCGTAACAGAGCTCGAGTGTGGCGAGAGCGCCGTTCTCGAAACGCAGTTGTACCTGAAAGCTGTCAGGCATGGGCATCTCGGCGGCGAACGTGGCGAACTGCCGGGCGAACACTTCGACCGGCTTCGAATTCATCAACCACACGGCAAGGTCGATGCTGTGTGTTCCGTTGTGCACCGGATGCCCGCCAGAACGATTCGTGTCGAGCTGCCAGCCCCGCCACCCGTTGGGCCACACGTGCCCGGTGTACCAGCTGACGTGCAGTAGCTTCGGATCGCCGATGTCGCCGGCCTGGATTGAGGCGAAGAGGTCGGCGATCACGGGCTGGAATCGCACCGTCTGGCCAACCATCAAGCTCGTGCCGGCGCCCTCTGTCGCAGCGATCATCTCATCTAGATCGGCGACGGTCAGTGCGGCCGGCTTGTCGACATGCACAGCCTTACCCGCGCGACCTGCCGCGATCACCCAGCGTTTGTGGTCGGGGGTCGCGTTGCAGACGTCGACTGCATCGACGTCGGAGTCGTTGACGGCAGCCGCGATGTCGGTCGTCGCCCGTGCTCCCGGAGCCAGTGAAGCGATCGAGGCAGCTCGGCCGAGGTCAGTGCCGGCGACAAAGGCGACCTCGACGCCCTTCACGGCATTGAGCGCAAGAACATGCTCGCGAGCGAAGGCGCCGGTACCGACGATTGCGACACGAAAGCTCATCAGCGCTGTTCGGTGTCGTCGGACGAACGCAGCTCTGGCTTCACTTCCTCACGGAAGATACGGGTCGACTGGCCGAGGCTCCGTGCCAGGGCGGGGATCTTGGCGGCACCGAACAGAAGAACGATCATAGCGATGACGATGACGGCGTGCCAGCCGTTCAGATTTGCGAGCATGCGAAGACCTTCCATGGGGTGCGATGTGCCGGACACAATCCACCATCACACATATGACATCAGATGTCTAGACGGACCCCCGGGTCGGGGATACTTTCAGGAGGGCTCGCCGCAATGGCACGTAGTGATCGATGACGGCCAGCTTGTACGCGTCGACATCTCCGGCCACCGCAGCATCGAGCATCGCTCCGTGCGATCTGGCGGTCTCATCCATGTCTGCCGCCGGCGCCAGGCCCAGCAACGGGTACACCACCGTGTTCACTTCCCAGAATGCAGCAACCAGCTGGCCGACGAGGGCATTGTCGAGATAGCTGAGCAGGCGGGTATGAAAGCCGAGGTCTTCTTCAGGGAAGGGCAGATTGGCGTCTGACTTCTGAACCATGACGGCGACCAGCTGACGCAACTGAGTGTCTTCTCGCCCGGCCAGCGCCGACACGATGGGCTCTGCCATAGCGAGATCGAGCGCTTGGCGAACCTCGACGACCTCGCGAAGTGCCGCGAAATTGTCTTCGGGGCTCAAGACGCCGCGAAACACCAGACCCTCGACCAGAGGGGCCAGGGAGAGGTTGCCCACATAGGTGCCGTACCCGTGGCGCACCTCCACGATGTCAAGCGCTGCGAGTGTGCGGATCGCCTCGCGTACGCTGGAACGACTGACGTTCAAGGTGGCACAGATTTCAGACTCGGTCGGCATGAGATCACCCGGCCGTAGAGAGTTCTGCAAAATGAAGTTCTTGATCTGATCGGTGACGGAATTTCGTTTCCGCTTCGTTTCGGCCGGAAAAACTTCGCCCGCTGATGTTGCTGGCATTTCCATTTCGGCTTGACCTTTCTTACGTCGAGGTATTACCGTCAGTTTACCCATGTAGGACATCTGATGTCCGATATTCATCCCCGAGAGGCGATCTTCATGTTCAAAGAAACGCTCCAATTGCAGACTAGCCGCAGAGTCTTTCTGGCATCGGCTGGCGCAATGGGCATTGTCGCCGCACTTGCGGCCTGCTCCGGCCCAGGTTCGACGAACAGCGGTGGCGGCGGTACCACGGCGGGCCCAGCCAACAAGAACGGCACCATCCAGGCGGGCATGTCGTATCCCCTGTCAACCGGATTCGACCCAATGACCACGTCAGCCGCAGTAACAGTGGCAGGCAACTGGCATGTACTCGAGGGCATTGTCGACCTCGACCCCGTCACTCGCACCCCTTACGCCGCACTCGCGACCGCGTTGCCGACGCAGATCGATGACACGACCTGGGAGGCGACGCTGCGCAGCGGCGCTACATTCCACAACGGCAGCCCGGTCACTGTCGACGACGTGGTCTTCTCGTTCACCCGGGTACTGGACCCTGCGAACAACTCGCTCTACCGTGGCTTCCTGCCGTTCCTGTTGTCGGTGACGGCCAAAGACGCATCGACGGTTCAGTTCAAGCTGAACTACCCCTTCGCCTTGTTCCCAACGCGTATTTCTGTGGTCAAGGTCGTTCCGAAGGCCCTGGTTCAGGCAGACCCCAAGGCGTACGACAGTCTTCCGGTCGGTTCAGGGCCATACAAGTATGTCTCTGCGACCAAAGACGACAAGATCGTATTTCAGCGATTCGACGGCTACAACGGCTCGCGACCAGCTCTTGCCGCCGCAATGACATGGAACCTTCTGTCTGACGCATCGGCGCGAGTCACCGCAGCCGAGTCTGGCCGGGTCGAGGCAATCGAAGACGTTCCCTACCTCGACGCCGAAGCGCTGTCGAAGAAGGTCAGGGTCGAGTCTGTACAGGCCTTCAACCAGTTGTTCATGATGTTCAACTGCTCCGTCGCACCCTTCAACGACAAGCGGGTTCGCCAGGCGTTCTTCTACGCGATCGACATGGACAAGGTGATCAACACGGCCCTGCTCGGCAACGCAACAGCAGCCTCGAGCTTCGTCCAGCCCGACCACCCCTCGTATGTGAAGGCCAAGACGGTCTACACCTACGACCCGGTCAAGGCGAAGCAACTGCTTGCCGACGCTGGCGTGAGCAACCTCGCGATCACCCTGCTCACGACCGACACCGCCTGGGTCAAAGATGTCGCGCCACTCATCAAAGAGAGCCTCGACGCGGTCGGCATCGCCACCACTCTCGACATCGGTCAGTCGGGTGGGCAGTACAAGAAGGTCGACGCTGGCAACCTGCAGGTGATGGTGGCCCCCGGCGATCCGTCGGTCTTCGGCCCTGACGTCGACCTGTTGTTGCGCTGGTGGTTCGCCGGCAGCGTCTGGCCCATCTCCCGTTACCGCTGGGCGGGCACCCCTGAGTTCGACCAGGTGACGACTCTGCTCAACCAGGCGTCGGCCTCGACAGACGCCAACGCGCAGAAGGCGACGTGGGGCCAGATCTTCGACATCCTGTCGGACAACGTTCCGCTTTACCCGCTCTTCCACCGCAAGCTGCCAACTGCCTGGAGTGAATCGGAGCTGCCTGGATTCAAGCCGCTCTCGATCACCGGGCTGTCCTTCCTCGACGTAGGAACCACCACGGCGTAGCCGTTCCGCGGGGAGGGGAGAGAGCACCTGAACGCCCTCTCCTCCCTCGCCCTCTTTCCCACCACTTCCAAAGGATTCCAGTGATCGCTTTCTTGAGACTGGCCGGCCGCCGGTTCATCTGGCTACCGGTGACGGTTATCGGCGTCACGTTGCTCGTCTTCTTCCTGATGCAGTTCACGCCGACGGACGCTGCGACGAACGCCCTCGGAGAGAGCGCCACCGAGGCTGCCAAAGCGGCGTACCGCACAGCCAACGGGCTCACCGACCCGTTCTTCGTGCAGTATTTCCGTTTTCTCGGCGGACTTTTCACGGGCAACCTCGGCGACACGGTGCCCCCGGCACAACCGGTCACCTCGTTGGTCGCCACCGCATTTCCCCTCACCTTGCAATTGACCTTCCTCGGCCTGCTTATCGCGGTGGTGCTGGCGCTGGTGCTCGGAGTGACAGCCGCGTTGTACCGTGACCGATGGCCCGACCAGATCATTCGTGTGATCTCGATCGCCGGCATCGCAATGCCGTCGTTCTGGCTCGCCATTCTGCTCATCAAGACCTTCGCCCTCGACTGGGGATGGTTTCCGAGCGGCGGTTACGTCAATCCGGGAGACTCCCTCTCTGGCTGGTTGCAGTCGATGTGGCTGCCAGCGTTGGCCCTCGGCGTTCCGGTCGGCGCATCGCTGACCAGAGTGGTGCGAACGTCGATGGTCGAAGAACTCGACAAAGACTATGTGCGCACGGCGATCGGATCCGGCCTGCCGAAGGTGGTCGTGGTCGGTCGAAATGTACTCCGCAATGCTCTCATCACGCCCGTCACCGTGCTCGGCCTGCGGGTCGGGTACTTGCTCGGCGGTGCCGTCGTCATCGAGGTGATCTTCGACCTGCCGGGTATGGGAAAGCTCATTCTCAACGGTGTCACCTCGGGCGATACGAATCTCGTGCAAGGCGTGACGATCGTGATCGCGCTGACCTTCATTGTCGTCAACATCGTCGTCGACATGCTCTACCTGCTCATCAACCCCCGAATCAGAACGGTCTAACCATGCGACGATTCATGCTTCGTCTTCAGGCTCTGGGTCTCCGGATCCGAGCGATGCCGCTCGGATCGAAGATCGCCCTGGTGTTCTTCGCGATTGTGGTCATCGTTGCCGTGTTCGCACCGGTCTTCGCCATGCACGACCCCCTCGAATCGGGCATTCCGGCGCAGCCGCCGTCGCCCGACCACTGGTTCGGTACCGATCGCGGCGGCCGCGACATCTATTCGAGACTCGTCTACGGCGCGCGGTACTCCCTCGCGATCGGACTCGGCGCGACAGCGCTCGCGCTCGTGGTCGCGGCGGTTCTGGGTTCGCTGGCAGCTACTGCTCGCAAGGCGATCTCTGAGACGATCATGCGTATTCTCGACATCGTCATGTCGTTCCCGGGCATCGCCCTCGCCGTCGTCTTCGTCGCCGTGTTCGGCAAGTCGTTGCCCGTGCTGATCTGCACGCTGGCGTTCTTGTACGTTCCCCAGCTCACGCGAATCGTCCGCGCCAACGTTCTGACCCAGTTCGGCGAAGACTACGTCTCAGCCGGGAAGGTGATGGGTGCACGCACCAGCTACGTCTTGATCAAACATGTGGCCCGCAACTGTGCCGCACCCGTGATGGTCTTCGCGACCATCCTCGTCGCTGACGCGATCGTCTTCGAGGCAAGCCTGTCCTTCATCGGAGCCGGCGTGCAAGACCCTGCACCATCGTGGGGCAACGTCATCTCCTATGGCCGCAACCTGCTGCTCAGCGGTGGATGGTGGGCGACCTTCTTCCCGGGCATGCTCATTCTTCTCACCGTTCTTGCACTGAACATTCTGGCCGAGGGCCTCACCGACGCCATGGTCAGACCGGC includes the following:
- a CDS encoding DUF4862 family protein, giving the protein MTQIVVGAYAAAPPRLFERVSEEAEWYALLRTEQLVGGLELAFDKTLHHGGMTHLASLLHPEWSSVVTAIPGTGRALITDPEYGLASDDEEGRLRAMTDIARLHREVTELSGILGERSIRAVQLHSAPNALRAASSARSFAQSLGEIASWSWGRTMLMVEHCDAPAPDHVAEKGFLQLADEIEAVREASAHSLTGLGHTINWARSAIETRSADSPERHLAELSKTTAPVAIMFSGVSADVTPYGGAFADSHLPVAEAEPSSLLTTQTIERIVLRFDQCAYLGVKVGSPAERTQFTDRFEPTRVTAKALDQALAARSRA
- a CDS encoding Gfo/Idh/MocA family protein: MSGAAIRVAFVSGVRHAGPYIEILQNDPRVDVVGVAEEPDAPEWMLRDSRAAAEAHRVPYLPSIDDATDPERVDIAVICSEPTRHARLALFALGRGVNVVVDKPATTTLSDADDLLAATKNARGFCSVINRTHSPALRRTRAWIDAGYLGLPRHLDAEFLASAKYFATSVERPHLVTDPALSGGGEMLNFLGYCVDAIHYLSGLAVQSVYAMSGTLFDSGHDEFGVEDTAVISLGLQFGVTSTVTVGRVANAPGFGATSSSIRILGSHGHAVADDDKPALIRFDRRSGVSSLPIGGDGSTAALQRFLTHVIDRAAVGQAPDYGIAEARASLAVIDAAYRSITTRAVAVPQ
- a CDS encoding Gfo/Idh/MocA family protein translates to MSFRVAIVGTGAFAREHVLALNAVKGVEVAFVAGTDLGRAASIASLAPGARATTDIAAAVNDSDVDAVDVCNATPDHKRWVIAAGRAGKAVHVDKPAALTVADLDEMIAATEGAGTSLMVGQTVRFQPVIADLFASIQAGDIGDPKLLHVSWYTGHVWPNGWRGWQLDTNRSGGHPVHNGTHSIDLAVWLMNSKPVEVFARQFATFAAEMPMPDSFQVQLRFENGALATLELCYALRQPGEFLRRVMVAGSQGSLLHSSEDDPGLHSPGHPVAPASIEGALTQQLSHWVRAAQGREPFIVTTTQARVALATAVAAQQSLERGTPIAIDHTAGAL
- a CDS encoding twin-arginine translocase TatA/TatE family subunit, whose translation is MLANLNGWHAVIVIAMIVLLFGAAKIPALARSLGQSTRIFREEVKPELRSSDDTEQR
- a CDS encoding FadR/GntR family transcriptional regulator; its protein translation is MERFFEHEDRLSGMNIGHQMSYMGKLTVIPRRKKGQAEMEMPATSAGEVFPAETKRKRNSVTDQIKNFILQNSLRPGDLMPTESEICATLNVSRSSVREAIRTLAALDIVEVRHGYGTYVGNLSLAPLVEGLVFRGVLSPEDNFAALREVVEVRQALDLAMAEPIVSALAGREDTQLRQLVAVMVQKSDANLPFPEEDLGFHTRLLSYLDNALVGQLVAAFWEVNTVVYPLLGLAPAADMDETARSHGAMLDAAVAGDVDAYKLAVIDHYVPLRRALLKVSPTRGSV
- a CDS encoding ABC transporter substrate-binding protein; its protein translation is MFKETLQLQTSRRVFLASAGAMGIVAALAACSGPGSTNSGGGGTTAGPANKNGTIQAGMSYPLSTGFDPMTTSAAVTVAGNWHVLEGIVDLDPVTRTPYAALATALPTQIDDTTWEATLRSGATFHNGSPVTVDDVVFSFTRVLDPANNSLYRGFLPFLLSVTAKDASTVQFKLNYPFALFPTRISVVKVVPKALVQADPKAYDSLPVGSGPYKYVSATKDDKIVFQRFDGYNGSRPALAAAMTWNLLSDASARVTAAESGRVEAIEDVPYLDAEALSKKVRVESVQAFNQLFMMFNCSVAPFNDKRVRQAFFYAIDMDKVINTALLGNATAASSFVQPDHPSYVKAKTVYTYDPVKAKQLLADAGVSNLAITLLTTDTAWVKDVAPLIKESLDAVGIATTLDIGQSGGQYKKVDAGNLQVMVAPGDPSVFGPDVDLLLRWWFAGSVWPISRYRWAGTPEFDQVTTLLNQASASTDANAQKATWGQIFDILSDNVPLYPLFHRKLPTAWSESELPGFKPLSITGLSFLDVGTTTA
- a CDS encoding ABC transporter permease → MIAFLRLAGRRFIWLPVTVIGVTLLVFFLMQFTPTDAATNALGESATEAAKAAYRTANGLTDPFFVQYFRFLGGLFTGNLGDTVPPAQPVTSLVATAFPLTLQLTFLGLLIAVVLALVLGVTAALYRDRWPDQIIRVISIAGIAMPSFWLAILLIKTFALDWGWFPSGGYVNPGDSLSGWLQSMWLPALALGVPVGASLTRVVRTSMVEELDKDYVRTAIGSGLPKVVVVGRNVLRNALITPVTVLGLRVGYLLGGAVVIEVIFDLPGMGKLILNGVTSGDTNLVQGVTIVIALTFIVVNIVVDMLYLLINPRIRTV